One Skermanella sp. TT6 genomic window, CGTCGCGCGCAGCTCCGCCATGTCGCGGTTCGCCTGCTCCAGCAGGTCCGCCGAGCGGCGCTTCTCCAGGTGGAGGGCGACCAGCCGGCAGATCGTGTCGAGTTCGCTGGACAGGCGGGGCAGCGGGACGTCCGGATCGTGCCGCAGGCGCAGCCAGCCATGGTGGGAACGGCCGGCCCGCAGGGGGATCAGGTAGGTCCGGTCCTCCGCCGATCCGCGCCGGGCGACCAGGCGCAGGCTCCCGCCGGCGGGAGACTCCGCCGGCAGCGTTTCCAAACGCTGGGCCTGCGGATCTCCTGTGTTGCCGAGCTGGAATTCGGCGCCGGAGATGCCGGGGATGGTGTCGAGCAGGGCCGCGATCCTTCCGAGCGCCGGTTCCGGTGTCGGGACCTCGTCGAGCCCGCAGGCGGCCGTCAGGATCCGGTTCAGCGTCCGCGTCAGGAACGTATCGGGGGCGGAGGCCTCGCGGGAGGGAGCCGGGGACGCGACATGGGATCGCCCGAGCCGCACGACCGCGTCGCGGCTGAAGATCGACCCATGTTGATCCTGGACGTCCATCTCGTTCGGCACTCCGCTGTCTCCCCGACGTCGCTCCATGCGACGGCCATAATCCTCGTTCCGGACAGATTATCGGCAAAAGTCTATTACCGCAGTCTTAACTCCAGGTTCTAGATGTGAAGTAAATACTGGGATATGAGCAAGCGATATTTTGGATGAGCCCGGAGGCGGAAAAGATATATTTCAAACTCGCAGGAATATCGTTTCATTTTCGCAGAAAGATGGAGTGGGAAGCCGCGGCCGCGGCGGATCCGCCCGATCACGGACGCGACCCCGGGACCTGCGTGCCGATGCCGGCCTTCGTCTGTTGGGAGGGGCATTGGACACGAAGCATCGAGGATCGCATACCATGGACGTTCCGCTGGAAATCGCCTTCCACAATCTCGAGCCCTCCGCAACTGTGGAAACCCGCGTGCGCGAACGTGTTGCCAAATTGGAGAAGCTGTTTCCGCGTCTTGTGGCTTGCCGAGTGGTGGTCGAAGCGCCGCACCGGCAGCATCAGAAGGGCAACATCTATCGTGTCCGGATCGAGATGTCGGTGCCGGGCGACGACCTCGTGGTCAGCAAGGAGCCCAACCGGGCGGCCGAGCGTTTCGCGGACCCGGATGTCTATACCGTTCTCAAGGACGCCTTCGACACCGCCGAGCGCATGCTGAAGGGCTACAAGGGCAAGCTGTCGAGCGAGGTCACCAAGCCGCACGATGCGCCCATGCACGGCCACATCATGCGGATCAATCCCAACAATGACTTCGGCTTCCTGCGGACCGCCGAGGGGACGCAGCTCTGGTTCCACCGCAATTCGGTGATGAACGAGGAACTGGAAAGCTTCTCGGAAGGCGATCCGGTCCATTACGTGGAGGTCGTCGGGGAGACCGGGCCGCAGGCCAGCAAGGTCTGGCGCGTCAGCAGCGAGCACCAGCATCAGGACGAGGGGCAAGCCTGATCCCCGTGATCCGGCGTCGGCCCCCGGGGCCGGCGCCGTCCGGGGATCCTGTTCCCGGAGCCTCAGTTGGACGAGGCGGTCTGGTCGGAGGCCGGATATTCCGCGACCTCGATCCGGACGCGGGCCGTGCCGTCGTCGGTCATGTCGAGCTTGCGGGCGGCGGCCCGCGACAGGTCGATGACCCGCTTCTTGGCGTAAGGGCCGCGGTCGTTGACCTTGACCTTGACGGCCTTGCCGTTCTCCAGGTTGGTCACCTTGACCACGGTGTTCAGGGGCAGCGAGCGGTGCGCCGCCGTCAGCTTGTTCTGGTCGAAACGCGCGCCGCTCGCGGTCTTCTTGCCGTGCAGGCCGGGGCCGTACCAGGACGCGGTCCCGACCTGCCTGAAATCGGTGCCGGGCTTTCCAGTCGAGTGGGCGGTATCGAAAGAGAATGGCAGGCAGATAGCAATCGCCAAAGCGGCGGCAGTCAGGGTTTTCTTGAAGGTCATCAGTCGTTCCGGCCGTAGTTGACGTTGACTCATGAACAGCCTGATCCGCGATTTGTTCCAGTTATGGAAATTGCGGAACTTTGCCACGATTTGAACGTTTTCTGTCGGTCCTAATCCTGAATCCGGAGCTTATGAATGCCCAACATCTTCGTCATCATCGGCGTCATCGTCGTCATCATCGCGATCCTGTCGTTCCTCGGCTTGCGCTGACAGACACCGGCCGCCAGCAATGCAATCGTGATCTACGCCGGTCTTCGTCATCCACGGGCTTGACCCGCGGATCTCAAGGCACGGAGGCTTCGATGCTTCCCGTGATAGATGGCCGGATCAAGTCCACGGCTGTCCGGCACGTTTATTGCTTACCGCTCACAAGCCTGAACTCAAGGCAGAACCACCCCTTTTTCGTCATGGCCGGACTTGATCCGGCCATCGTCTCACAGGTCTCACGGGGGCTCCGTGGCTGGAGATGCCCGGATCAAGTCCGGGCATGACGATAATGGGAAGATGAAGTATCCTGAGCATCAGCTTGGGGTTGATCAGCAATCATCGTGCCGGACAGCCGTGGATCAAGTCCGGCCATGACGAAAAAGGAGTGCTTCTGCACGAGATTGGCGCTTTTGTGGAATGCGCGAACAACGTGCCGGACAGCCGTGGATCAACCTCGGTCATGACGACGGAGCGGATGCCGCTGCCCTTGTTCGCCGCTCCCCGGCCTCGGCCCGCGGCGACGATGGCACCGGCCGTTGACGTTACCTCTTTCGATCCATAGTGTGCCCGGAGTGGTCTGAACGGGAGCCGGACGGGGGCGCGGTGCCGTGATCAAGGCGTTGCTGGTGCTGGTCCTCCTGGGGCTGGCGTTTCCGGGACTGTCGGCGCCGGTGCGGGGCGAGACGCTCCGCATCGGGACCGACGCGCGATACCCGCCCTTCGCCTATTTCACCGCCGAAGGCAGGTTGACCGGGTTCGAGGTCGACCTGGGAAACCAGATCTGCGACAGCCTCGACGCCGTCTGCCAGTGGGTAGACATCCCGTTCGGCCAGCTTGTGCGGGCGCTTCGCGACGGCCGGATCGACGCCGTCATGGCCAGCTTCGCGATCACCGAGGAACGGCGGCGGCTCGTGGCTTTCTCGGCCAAATACTATTCCACGCCGATCCGGTTCCTGGCGGACCGCGCCGAAACGGCGCCGATTACGGCGGACAGCCTTGCCGGCCGGCGGATCGGCGTGGTCATTGGCACGACCCATGTCGATCATCTGCTCCGAACCTACGGCCCCGCGGTCAAGCCGACCTTGTTCGAGACCCAGGGGGAGATGCTGGAGGCGCTGGTCGCGGGACGGCTGGACCTCGTGCTCGCCGACGGGCTCGGGCTCTGGCATTTCCTCAACACGCCGCAGGGTGCCGGTTTCGCCTGGATCGGCAATCCCCTCTACGTGGACGAGGGGATCGGCGTCGCCATGCGCTCCGGCGATACGGACTTGGTGGAGCGGGTGGACGCGGCGATCGACAGGCTGCTGCGCAACGGAACCTTCCTGCGCGTCAATTCGCGTTATTTCCCTTTCAATATCTATTGATGCCGTCCCGGCCGCCGGCCGGTCAGGGGCCGCCGACCAGCCGGGCGACCATCGCCTTCAGGTCCGCCGGCTCGTAGGGCTTCTCGAGAACGGGCACGCCGGTCCTGCCCAGGAAGTCGCGCACGCCGTCGCTCAGCGTGTCGCCGGTGACGAAGACGATACGGTCCAGCAGGCTGGGATGGCGTGCCTCCAGCCCGCGGTAGAGGCCCCGGCCGTCCAGTCCGGGCATGCGGACGTCGCTGATCACCAGGTCGCAGGGCTCCGAGGCGAGGCGTTCCAACGCCTCCGCGCCGTTCTGGGCGATGGCGATGGAGTGGCCGTCGGGCTGGAGCATCTCGGCGAGGGTCAGGGCGATCTCGGGATCGTCGTCGACGATCAGGAGGTTCAGCGGCCGCACGGCCGTAGGGGCCGGGGGCGGCTCCGATGCCGGGACCGGGGCCGGATCGCGCGCCGGCAGCTCGACGGTGAATGTGGCGCCGCCGCCGGGCGTCTCGCCGACGACTATGGTGCCGCCGTGGCTGTCGATGATGTTGTGGCACATGGACAGCCCCACGCCGGTGCCGATCCCGGCCGGCTTGGTCGTGAAGAAGGGATCGAAGATCCGGGTTCGGATGCCGGCCGGAACGCCGGGACCGTTGTCGGCCACCGTCAGCCGGATCACCGGCGGCTCGGGGGCTCGGACGACCGAGACTTCCAGCCGCCGGGGCCCGGGAGCCCCCTGGAGCGCCTGCCGGGCGTTGACCACCAGGTTGGTGACCACCTGGTTCAACTGGTCGGCATCGCCCCACAGCCGGGCCGGGCCGGGCGACAGGGCGAGGTCCAGTTCGATCCCGTCGGTGCGCAGCGAGTATCCCACCAGCTCGACCGCGGCCAGCACGATCTCGTTCAGATCGACCTCCTGCCGCTCCGGCGGGCTGCGCCGGGCCAGGGACAGGAAGGTCTTGACGATGCGGGCGCAGCGGTCGGCGGCCCGGTGGATCTTGCGGGCGCGCCGGGCCGTCGGATCGTCCGGCGCGGTCTCCTCCAGCAGGACGGACTGGCCGACCACCACCGACAGCGGGTTGTTCAGCTCGTGCGCCACGCCGGCCAGCAGCGAGCCCAATGCCGCCAGCTTCTCCGACTGGAGCAGGGCCTCCCGCTGGCTGGCGATCTGGGCCTGGGCGCGCCGGCGCTCGGTGATGTCGCGGACGAAGGCGGTGAAGACCGCCTGGCCGCCGGCCTTGACCTCGTTGACCGCCAATTCCACCGGGAACACGGTGCCGTCGGAGCGCATCGCCTCGACCTCGACCCGGCGGCCGAGCAGGTGGCGCTCACGGGTATCGAAATAGTGACGCATGCCGGCGGTATGGCGGGCGCGCTGGAGCACCGGCATGATGATGTCGCCCAGCGGCCTGCCCAGGACGGACTCCCGGTCATGGCCGAAGGTCTGCTCGGCCGCGGGGTTGAACTCGATGATCCGGCCCTCGGCGTCGCTGGTGATGATGCAGTCGAGGGAGGAGGCGATGACCGCGGCCTTCAGCGACTCGGATGCCCGCAGGCTTTCCTCCGCCCGCTTGTTCTCCGTGATGTCCGCGGTCGAGCCGGCGACCCGGAGCACCCAGTTGGTGCGCGGATCGCGCACCGCGGCCCCGGTGGTCGATACCCAGCGCAGCTTGCCGTCCCGCGACAGCAGGCGGTATTCCAGGGCCACCGTGTTCGACCGGCTCTTCAGGAAGGCCCGATAGGCGCGGCGCACCCGCATCGCGTCGGCGGGATGGATCTGCCGCGTCCAGGCCTCGGCGGAGGTGCCGAGGTCGGCGGCCGGGCCGCCGTACAGCTCGGCCATGCGGGGCGAGTAGTAGACGGTGCCGGTGACCAGGTCCCAATCGTACAGCCCGGCGCTGGCGCCGTCGGCGGCCAGGGCGAACCGCTCGTTGCTGAGGCGGAGCGCGCGCTCCTTCTCCTCCTGCCGGGTCTTGAACTGCCCGGCGATGCCGACCGCGAAGACCACGGAGGAGATTGCGGCCCCGGCGTCGAACATGTTGGACGTCAGCAGGTTCGCCGGCAGCAGGTCCAGGCTGACCAGGCTGCGTGCCAGCCCGCCGGCCAGCAGGGCGGAGAAGGCGACCAGGAAGACCGGCCCGCCTTCCACCTTGAGGCGGATGGCCCCGACCCCGGCATGGAGGAACACCGCGACCAACCCGATCACGCACCACGGCAGCAGCCTGTTGACGAGCAGCCGGTCGAAGGCCGCAAGGACGGCCAGGGACGCCAGCGCCACGACCAGCAGGCGGAGCACGCGGTAGAAGGCCGGCATGTGCCGCCGGACCGCCAGGAAGCTGTCGGCGAACAGGATGCCGGTGACCATGGCCAGCAGGATCGACAGCGGCACCGAATAGCCGGTCCACCACGGCATGCCGCGCCACAGGTACTCGGCCAGGAAGCCGTTCGCCGAGGCGATGTAGAAGGTGACCGAGAGCTGCATCAGGATCAGGTAGAGCTGGCAGCGCTCGCGCATGACCCGCCAGATGAAGAACAGATAGACGCAGACCGTCATCAGGATGCCGAACAGGGTCCCGAACAGGAGCTGTTCGGACCGGTCGGAGGTGTAGAGCGACGCCACGGACTGGATCACCAGGGGGACGGTCAGCGTGCCGCGGTTCTCCACCCGGACATAGAGGGTCGGCCGCTCGGACGGCTGGAGCCAGAGGGGGAAGACGGGATAGCGGTGGGCCAGCCGGAAATAGCTCCGCGATGCCAGCATGCCGCCTTCGAGCGCCGTCCAGCCGCCGTCCGGCCGGGGCACATAGACCGTGACCCGGTCGACCAAGGCCTCGCGGAACACCAGGAACCAGTCCCGGTGGACGGCCAGGATGCTGTTCAGGGTCACCCGGGCCCAGACGGCGGACCGGGTCAGGCCGAAATTCGGCTCGTCCTC contains:
- a CDS encoding HPF/RaiA family ribosome-associated protein; this translates as MDVPLEIAFHNLEPSATVETRVRERVAKLEKLFPRLVACRVVVEAPHRQHQKGNIYRVRIEMSVPGDDLVVSKEPNRAAERFADPDVYTVLKDAFDTAERMLKGYKGKLSSEVTKPHDAPMHGHIMRINPNNDFGFLRTAEGTQLWFHRNSVMNEELESFSEGDPVHYVEVVGETGPQASKVWRVSSEHQHQDEGQA
- a CDS encoding septal ring lytic transglycosylase RlpA family protein, which gives rise to MTFKKTLTAAALAIAICLPFSFDTAHSTGKPGTDFRQVGTASWYGPGLHGKKTASGARFDQNKLTAAHRSLPLNTVVKVTNLENGKAVKVKVNDRGPYAKKRVIDLSRAAARKLDMTDDGTARVRIEVAEYPASDQTASSN
- a CDS encoding transporter substrate-binding domain-containing protein, which translates into the protein MIKALLVLVLLGLAFPGLSAPVRGETLRIGTDARYPPFAYFTAEGRLTGFEVDLGNQICDSLDAVCQWVDIPFGQLVRALRDGRIDAVMASFAITEERRRLVAFSAKYYSTPIRFLADRAETAPITADSLAGRRIGVVIGTTHVDHLLRTYGPAVKPTLFETQGEMLEALVAGRLDLVLADGLGLWHFLNTPQGAGFAWIGNPLYVDEGIGVAMRSGDTDLVERVDAAIDRLLRNGTFLRVNSRYFPFNIY
- a CDS encoding PAS domain S-box protein, translating into MPQRAAFPVGSTVPRAAAALAAAMMLSFCLLTASAGVARAQNAARTVMLVNEMEVYALGRDMELFEDPTGRLKIDQVAAPEFSHRFRPGGEDEPNFGLTRSAVWARVTLNSILAVHRDWFLVFREALVDRVTVYVPRPDGGWTALEGGMLASRSYFRLAHRYPVFPLWLQPSERPTLYVRVENRGTLTVPLVIQSVASLYTSDRSEQLLFGTLFGILMTVCVYLFFIWRVMRERCQLYLILMQLSVTFYIASANGFLAEYLWRGMPWWTGYSVPLSILLAMVTGILFADSFLAVRRHMPAFYRVLRLLVVALASLAVLAAFDRLLVNRLLPWCVIGLVAVFLHAGVGAIRLKVEGGPVFLVAFSALLAGGLARSLVSLDLLPANLLTSNMFDAGAAISSVVFAVGIAGQFKTRQEEKERALRLSNERFALAADGASAGLYDWDLVTGTVYYSPRMAELYGGPAADLGTSAEAWTRQIHPADAMRVRRAYRAFLKSRSNTVALEYRLLSRDGKLRWVSTTGAAVRDPRTNWVLRVAGSTADITENKRAEESLRASESLKAAVIASSLDCIITSDAEGRIIEFNPAAEQTFGHDRESVLGRPLGDIIMPVLQRARHTAGMRHYFDTRERHLLGRRVEVEAMRSDGTVFPVELAVNEVKAGGQAVFTAFVRDITERRRAQAQIASQREALLQSEKLAALGSLLAGVAHELNNPLSVVVGQSVLLEETAPDDPTARRARKIHRAADRCARIVKTFLSLARRSPPERQEVDLNEIVLAAVELVGYSLRTDGIELDLALSPGPARLWGDADQLNQVVTNLVVNARQALQGAPGPRRLEVSVVRAPEPPVIRLTVADNGPGVPAGIRTRIFDPFFTTKPAGIGTGVGLSMCHNIIDSHGGTIVVGETPGGGATFTVELPARDPAPVPASEPPPAPTAVRPLNLLIVDDDPEIALTLAEMLQPDGHSIAIAQNGAEALERLASEPCDLVISDVRMPGLDGRGLYRGLEARHPSLLDRIVFVTGDTLSDGVRDFLGRTGVPVLEKPYEPADLKAMVARLVGGP